One Opitutia bacterium DNA segment encodes these proteins:
- a CDS encoding M48 family metalloprotease, whose amino-acid sequence MSPVTVFSPTGEALPPATSIGQHFTGEFPPARLSLAYRVALVATAAAMVLLPLVYLAVAAGAAWGVWWWLGAGLEVFKHSTSIWSLLLYLTPAITGGITVVFLFKPFFAPREKSSEPVAVDLAQEPVLREFLAQICRRTGVAMPASVHLNATVNASASFRRGWLSLGRRDLALTLGTPLIRGLTVRQLGGVIAHEFGHFAQRTGMFSQFLIRTINDWFAHVVFGRDRWDAWLIENSENNDWRVAAPLWCARGGVWGSRKILHGLLYVAHALSCWLSRQMEFDADYYAAHLQGAESFATTANAISLLAIAEQRANEDINVWWRDKRAVTDFARVVSLRRSGLPTELEAAFAKAQTEEKTRWHDTHPCMRDRIARARTLGTAGVLEHDGAATELFRDFAASSREVTAALYRHSVGDQLDKATPLSDDEIAQRIAGDDARAAALHRLTGSAIALDRPVLLTLAEIAPGAAGPHPTRAEHAKWFADEAERLRRALEADAQAYERLHELAGARRFIDCGIGVKPATFRLRASTQIALDEAQAETLRIRLEHDGLLTEAANRVRQRLCTFGRLAHEHAPRPEAERLRVLLETFASLSPLYTKLPQLLQLQSIVRLFAVNQAALAKDTRFVIAYDGVCTEARKALADALALAANIDDPLAEKDTPRTVADRLRNATTETDNLTVLTAQLGAAIRYYFQLLSECAALAEALEPEVNAS is encoded by the coding sequence ATGTCTCCTGTCACCGTCTTTTCTCCGACGGGCGAGGCGCTGCCGCCCGCCACATCGATCGGTCAACATTTCACCGGCGAGTTTCCGCCCGCCCGGCTCTCCCTCGCGTATCGCGTCGCGCTCGTCGCCACCGCCGCCGCGATGGTGTTGCTGCCGCTCGTCTATCTGGCCGTCGCCGCCGGCGCGGCGTGGGGCGTGTGGTGGTGGCTCGGCGCGGGCCTGGAAGTCTTCAAACACAGCACCAGCATCTGGAGCCTCCTGCTCTACCTCACGCCCGCGATCACCGGCGGCATCACGGTCGTTTTTCTCTTCAAGCCGTTCTTCGCACCGCGCGAGAAGTCGAGCGAACCGGTCGCGGTCGACCTCGCGCAGGAGCCTGTGCTCCGCGAGTTCCTCGCGCAAATTTGCCGGCGCACCGGCGTGGCGATGCCGGCGTCGGTCCACCTCAACGCCACCGTCAACGCCTCCGCATCGTTCCGTCGCGGCTGGCTCAGCCTCGGACGGCGCGACCTCGCGCTCACGCTCGGCACGCCACTGATTCGCGGACTCACCGTGCGTCAGCTGGGCGGCGTCATCGCGCACGAGTTCGGGCATTTCGCCCAGCGCACGGGCATGTTTTCCCAATTCCTGATCCGCACGATCAACGACTGGTTTGCGCACGTCGTGTTCGGCCGCGACCGCTGGGACGCTTGGCTGATCGAAAACTCCGAGAACAACGACTGGCGCGTCGCCGCGCCGTTGTGGTGCGCGCGCGGCGGCGTCTGGGGCAGCCGAAAGATCCTCCACGGCCTGCTCTACGTCGCGCACGCGCTGAGCTGCTGGCTCTCGCGCCAGATGGAGTTCGACGCCGACTACTACGCCGCGCACCTCCAAGGCGCCGAATCGTTCGCGACCACCGCCAACGCCATCTCGCTGCTCGCCATCGCGGAGCAACGCGCCAACGAGGACATCAACGTCTGGTGGCGCGACAAACGAGCCGTCACCGATTTCGCGCGAGTCGTCAGCCTGCGCCGCTCCGGCCTGCCGACGGAACTCGAAGCCGCCTTCGCGAAAGCCCAAACCGAGGAAAAAACCCGCTGGCACGACACGCACCCGTGCATGCGCGACCGCATCGCCCGTGCCCGCACGCTCGGCACCGCCGGCGTCCTCGAGCACGACGGCGCGGCAACGGAGCTGTTCCGCGATTTCGCCGCGAGCAGCCGCGAAGTGACCGCCGCGCTCTACCGCCACTCCGTCGGCGATCAACTGGACAAGGCCACGCCGCTCTCGGACGACGAGATCGCGCAACGCATCGCGGGCGACGATGCGCGCGCCGCCGCTCTGCATCGCCTCACCGGCAGCGCGATCGCGCTCGATCGTCCCGTCCTGCTCACGCTCGCCGAGATCGCCCCCGGCGCCGCCGGCCCCCACCCGACCCGCGCGGAACACGCGAAATGGTTCGCCGACGAAGCCGAGCGTCTGCGCCGCGCGCTCGAGGCCGACGCCCAAGCCTACGAGCGTCTCCACGAACTCGCCGGCGCGCGCCGCTTCATCGATTGCGGCATCGGCGTGAAACCCGCCACCTTCCGCCTGAGGGCTTCGACGCAAATCGCGCTCGACGAAGCGCAGGCCGAAACCCTCCGCATCCGCCTCGAGCACGACGGACTCCTGACCGAGGCCGCCAACCGCGTGCGCCAGCGCCTGTGCACCTTCGGCCGCCTCGCGCACGAGCACGCCCCGCGGCCCGAGGCGGAGCGCCTCCGCGTCCTGCTCGAAACGTTCGCCAGCCTCTCGCCGCTCTACACCAAGCTCCCGCAGCTCCTCCAGCTCCAGTCGATCGTCCGGCTTTTCGCCGTGAACCAAGCCGCGCTCGCGAAGGACACTCGCTTCGTCATCGCCTACGACGGCGTCTGCACCGAAGCCCGCAAAGCGCTCGCCGACGCACTGGCGCTCGCCGCGAACATCGACGATCCGCTGGCGGAAAAGGACACGCCGCGCACCGTCGCCGACCGCCTGCGCAATGCCACGACCGAGACCGACAACCTCACCGTCCTCACCGCCCAGCTCGGCGCCGCGATTCGCTACTATTTCCAACTGCTGAGCGAGTGCGCCGCGCTCGCCGAGGCGCTCGAACCCGAAGTCAACGCGTCGTGA
- a CDS encoding EamA family transporter — protein sequence MSALALALILAAATAHATWNLAAKRSGGGLPFVWGAGLLSFAFYAPAIFAYAQWRPLTLPAGAWLVILGSGLIKTIYALMLQHAYRHGDFSLVYPLARGTGPLFSTCAAIVFFGERPSALALGGGALIVASVFYLTGGAKLLHSDRAHLRQGLLYGFVCGCCIASYTIWDQRAVAHLHLAPPLYDGGTQLVMCVVLAPFALRRLPEVAAGWREHRREALTVAFLAPAAYVLVLFAMTFTPVSYVAPAREISIVIGAFLGAHVLKEGDARRRLIAAGGMVAGVIALALG from the coding sequence GTGTCCGCGCTCGCTCTCGCCCTCATCCTCGCCGCCGCCACCGCGCACGCGACGTGGAACCTGGCGGCGAAGCGCTCGGGTGGCGGGCTGCCGTTCGTGTGGGGAGCCGGCCTGCTGTCGTTCGCGTTCTACGCGCCCGCCATCTTCGCCTACGCGCAATGGCGTCCGCTCACGCTGCCCGCCGGCGCGTGGCTCGTCATCCTCGGCAGCGGACTCATCAAGACGATCTACGCGCTGATGCTGCAACACGCCTACCGGCACGGCGATTTCTCGCTCGTGTATCCGCTCGCGCGCGGCACCGGGCCGCTGTTCTCGACGTGCGCCGCCATCGTGTTTTTCGGCGAACGCCCCAGCGCCCTCGCGCTCGGCGGCGGTGCGCTGATCGTCGCGAGCGTGTTCTACCTCACCGGCGGCGCCAAACTGCTGCACTCCGACCGCGCGCACCTGCGGCAGGGCCTGCTCTACGGCTTCGTCTGCGGCTGCTGCATCGCGAGCTACACGATCTGGGACCAGCGCGCCGTCGCGCATCTGCACCTCGCGCCGCCGCTCTACGACGGCGGCACGCAACTCGTCATGTGTGTGGTGCTCGCGCCGTTCGCACTGCGCCGGCTGCCCGAGGTCGCGGCGGGTTGGCGCGAACATCGCCGCGAAGCGCTGACGGTCGCGTTCCTCGCGCCCGCCGCCTACGTGCTCGTGCTGTTCGCGATGACGTTCACGCCCGTCAGCTACGTCGCGCCGGCGCGCGAGATCAGCATCGTCATCGGCGCCTTCCTCGGCGCGCACGTGCTGAAGGAGGGCGACGCCCGGCGGCGCCTCATCGCCGCGGGCGGCATGGTCGCGGGCGTGATTGCTCTGGCGCTCGGGTGA
- a CDS encoding acyl-CoA dehydrogenase family protein, with protein sequence MSTPTQEAVPKSEDPRSVIDMSKMNEGQRAALQVTEAARETHDDLSFVAHLFMGRWRPAKIFPVTEVDADEKARADQFLAELAAFLRAHVDPDAIDRTGEIPDDVLAGLARLGAYGIKVPQRYGGLGFSQTTYCRACQLIASHCVNTFAHLSIHQSVGVAQPVVLFGTEEQKQKFLPRVARGEISAFALTEGGVGSDPARMTTKATPTDDGEAFLLNGEKLWCSNGTRAGLLIVAAQTPPKLVDGKPRTQITTFVVEANAPGVEVVHRSQFMGHRAIYNGVLRFTNVRVPRANIVGGEGRGLKVALTTLNAGRLSIPAASIGTAKRCLQIAREWGRTRIQWGVPIGQHAAVAEKIRRIAAHAFAMEAMLVTTSRIVDRDKKADIRLEAAMCKMWGTEKAWACVDDLMQVRGGRGYETVESLLARGEMPYPVERMMRDTRVTTIFEGSSEILRLFIMREALDPHLKIAGVALNSERPWSERLASAAKAAGFYAWWYPRQWLPFDGGAPDGMHPRLAAHFGEMAGISRRLARTLFHQMVKFGAKLEKRQVLLGRLADVGADAFAIAATCTYAQKLLGDGEPAEKILPLVDDFVAQARVRIRQNFDGIAHNADQHGYELTQQILAGEHLWAERGIL encoded by the coding sequence ATGTCCACTCCCACGCAGGAAGCTGTCCCCAAATCCGAAGATCCGCGCTCCGTCATCGACATGTCGAAGATGAACGAGGGCCAGCGCGCCGCGCTCCAAGTCACCGAGGCCGCGCGCGAAACCCACGACGACCTGAGCTTCGTCGCGCACCTGTTCATGGGCCGCTGGCGGCCGGCGAAAATTTTCCCGGTCACCGAGGTCGACGCCGACGAGAAGGCGCGCGCGGACCAGTTCCTCGCCGAGCTCGCGGCGTTCCTCCGCGCGCACGTCGACCCCGACGCCATCGACCGCACCGGCGAAATCCCCGACGACGTCCTCGCCGGCCTCGCGCGCCTCGGCGCCTACGGCATCAAGGTCCCGCAGCGCTACGGCGGCCTCGGCTTCTCGCAGACGACCTACTGCCGCGCCTGCCAGCTCATCGCGAGCCACTGCGTGAACACCTTCGCGCACCTCTCGATCCACCAGAGCGTCGGCGTGGCGCAGCCCGTCGTGCTGTTCGGCACCGAGGAACAAAAACAGAAATTCCTCCCGCGTGTCGCGCGCGGCGAGATTTCGGCCTTCGCGTTGACTGAGGGCGGCGTCGGGTCCGATCCGGCGCGCATGACCACCAAGGCCACGCCCACCGACGACGGCGAGGCGTTCCTGCTCAACGGCGAAAAACTCTGGTGCTCGAACGGCACGCGCGCCGGCCTGCTCATCGTCGCCGCGCAGACGCCGCCGAAGCTCGTCGACGGCAAGCCGCGCACGCAGATCACGACCTTCGTCGTCGAGGCCAACGCGCCCGGCGTCGAGGTCGTGCACCGCAGCCAGTTCATGGGGCACCGCGCGATCTACAACGGCGTGTTGCGCTTCACCAACGTCCGCGTGCCGCGCGCCAACATCGTCGGCGGCGAGGGCCGCGGCCTGAAGGTCGCGCTCACCACGCTCAACGCCGGCCGGCTCTCCATTCCCGCGGCCAGCATCGGCACCGCCAAGCGTTGCCTCCAGATCGCGCGCGAGTGGGGCCGCACGCGCATTCAGTGGGGCGTGCCGATCGGGCAGCACGCGGCCGTCGCGGAAAAAATCCGCCGCATCGCCGCGCACGCGTTCGCGATGGAGGCGATGCTCGTGACGACCTCGCGCATCGTCGACCGCGACAAGAAGGCCGACATCCGCCTCGAGGCCGCGATGTGCAAGATGTGGGGCACGGAAAAAGCCTGGGCCTGCGTCGACGACCTCATGCAGGTGCGTGGCGGCCGCGGCTACGAGACGGTCGAGTCGCTCCTCGCGCGTGGCGAAATGCCGTATCCCGTCGAGCGCATGATGCGCGACACGCGCGTCACGACGATCTTCGAGGGCTCCTCGGAAATTCTCCGCCTCTTCATCATGCGCGAAGCGCTCGATCCGCACCTGAAGATCGCCGGCGTCGCGCTCAACTCCGAGCGTCCGTGGAGCGAGCGGCTCGCGAGCGCGGCGAAGGCCGCGGGATTCTACGCGTGGTGGTATCCGCGCCAGTGGCTGCCGTTCGACGGCGGCGCGCCGGACGGCATGCATCCGCGGCTCGCGGCGCATTTCGGCGAAATGGCCGGAATCTCGCGGCGGCTGGCGCGCACGCTCTTCCACCAGATGGTGAAGTTCGGCGCGAAGCTCGAGAAGCGGCAGGTGTTGCTCGGGCGGCTGGCCGACGTCGGCGCGGACGCGTTCGCCATCGCGGCGACGTGCACCTACGCGCAAAAACTCCTCGGCGACGGCGAGCCCGCGGAAAAAATCCTGCCGCTGGTCGACGACTTCGTCGCGCAGGCGCGCGTGCGCATCCGCCAGAATTTCGACGGCATCGCGCACAACGCCGACCAGCACGGCTACGAGCTGACGCAACAGATCCTCGCCGGCGAACACCTCTGGGCCGAGCGCGGCATCCTCTGA
- a CDS encoding PIG-L family deacetylase — protein sequence MLSRRLPLALASLVLPVTALADPAPEPLAPAAIAQELRALRTVGTVLHVGAHPDDENTELITYLARGRGFRTAYLSLTRGDGGQNELGRDFDEKLGVLRTHELLAARRIDTGRQFFTRAIDFGYSKTPEETLAFWDKQEVLGDVVRVIRQFRPDVIVTRFPVPPGSGGHGHHTASAMLAVEAFKLAGDPSAYPEQLAQGLAPWQPRRVLWNVFRFGGNASAPLPLPGTPFSEDIAGTDAASGREFGQIAALSRSQHKTQGLGGFALRPRTGPNGQSFLLLAGEPATSDLMDGVDTTWKRYPGGAAIDAALEKIIADFKTDAPATSLPALVKLKRQIEQLPWNPVVEDKLSQLNRLVFSCVGLRVRTTASRPEFTPGENLELTAQFQVASDSISVSYRGWRGTGGRHFLRAVDSMPHLQAGVPFNDQLSVTLLETASMSQPYWLRESGKAGIASVTDPLLIGLPENPPAISIAYVFEIGGEEFYFSDEPVFVTRDEKGEHRRRLDIVAPVSLAFGSEIFFVGPSIAKPVSITVTAARSGRGTLRLRAPAGWRVAPAEQAFAFDQPGAKAAFTFTLTAPATGGAGRITAETEIDGHVYSSKREELRYEHLPPLLLQPPASVRVASFDLALRGKNIGYLPGAGDYVAECLEQMGCTVRRLTGSDLTPEKLAGLDAVVIGVRAFNERADLKDHLAGLFAWVEQGGTVIAQYNRPNGLAAPTLAPYALSIEGPAPALRVTDERAPITALAEHPALTRPNLITAADWDGWVQERGAYFPSKWDETHFTPLLAMSDPGEPPLKSSLLVARHGKGHYVYTGLAFFRQLPAGVPGAWRLFANLVSLKSE from the coding sequence ATGCTCTCCCGTCGCCTCCCGCTCGCCCTCGCCAGCCTCGTCCTGCCCGTCACCGCTCTCGCCGACCCCGCGCCCGAGCCGCTCGCCCCCGCCGCCATCGCGCAGGAACTCCGCGCGCTGCGCACCGTCGGCACCGTGCTGCACGTCGGCGCGCACCCCGACGACGAGAACACCGAACTCATCACCTACCTCGCGCGCGGCCGCGGTTTCCGCACCGCGTATCTCTCCCTCACGCGCGGCGACGGCGGACAAAACGAACTCGGCCGCGACTTCGACGAGAAACTCGGCGTCCTCCGCACCCACGAACTCCTCGCCGCCCGCCGCATCGACACCGGCCGCCAGTTTTTCACCCGCGCCATCGACTTCGGCTACTCGAAGACGCCCGAGGAAACTCTCGCCTTCTGGGACAAGCAGGAGGTCCTCGGCGACGTCGTGCGCGTCATCCGCCAATTCCGCCCCGACGTCATCGTCACGCGCTTTCCCGTGCCGCCCGGCAGCGGCGGCCACGGTCACCACACCGCCTCCGCGATGCTCGCCGTCGAAGCCTTCAAGCTCGCCGGCGATCCGTCCGCCTACCCTGAGCAACTCGCGCAAGGCCTCGCGCCGTGGCAGCCGCGCCGCGTGCTCTGGAACGTCTTCCGCTTCGGTGGCAACGCCAGCGCACCGCTCCCGCTCCCCGGCACGCCGTTCAGCGAGGACATCGCCGGCACCGACGCCGCCAGCGGCCGGGAGTTCGGTCAAATCGCCGCGCTCTCCCGCTCGCAGCACAAGACGCAGGGCCTCGGCGGCTTCGCGCTCCGCCCGCGCACCGGCCCGAACGGCCAGAGCTTTCTCCTCCTCGCCGGCGAACCCGCCACGAGCGACCTGATGGACGGCGTCGACACGACCTGGAAACGCTACCCCGGCGGCGCAGCCATCGACGCCGCACTGGAAAAGATCATCGCCGACTTCAAAACCGACGCGCCCGCGACATCGCTGCCGGCGCTCGTGAAACTTAAGCGACAAATAGAGCAGCTCCCATGGAATCCAGTCGTCGAGGACAAGCTCTCACAGCTTAACCGACTCGTTTTTTCGTGCGTCGGGCTGCGCGTAAGAACCACAGCCTCCCGCCCGGAGTTCACTCCGGGAGAGAACCTCGAGCTGACAGCACAGTTTCAAGTTGCCTCCGATAGTATCTCAGTGAGCTACCGAGGATGGCGGGGCACTGGAGGACGTCACTTTCTCCGCGCAGTTGATTCGATGCCCCATCTTCAGGCCGGAGTTCCGTTCAACGACCAACTTTCGGTAACGCTTCTCGAAACGGCGTCGATGTCTCAGCCCTACTGGCTACGGGAATCGGGTAAAGCCGGTATCGCCTCAGTTACAGACCCGTTGCTGATTGGCCTGCCGGAGAATCCTCCCGCCATCTCAATCGCCTATGTTTTCGAGATCGGTGGTGAAGAGTTCTATTTTTCGGATGAACCCGTCTTCGTCACCCGCGACGAAAAAGGTGAGCATCGCCGTCGCCTCGACATCGTCGCACCTGTTTCGCTCGCATTTGGATCCGAAATTTTCTTCGTCGGGCCAAGCATTGCGAAGCCGGTCAGCATCACCGTTACCGCCGCCCGCTCCGGCCGCGGCACGCTACGCCTCCGCGCGCCCGCGGGCTGGCGCGTCGCGCCGGCCGAGCAAGCCTTCGCTTTTGACCAACCGGGAGCGAAAGCCGCATTCACCTTCACCCTCACCGCGCCCGCGACCGGCGGCGCTGGTCGCATCACCGCCGAAACCGAGATCGACGGCCACGTCTACTCGAGCAAGCGCGAGGAACTCCGCTACGAGCACTTGCCGCCTCTCCTCCTGCAGCCTCCCGCCAGCGTGCGCGTGGCGAGCTTCGACCTCGCGCTCCGCGGCAAGAACATCGGTTACCTGCCCGGCGCGGGCGATTATGTCGCCGAGTGCCTCGAGCAGATGGGCTGCACCGTGCGCCGCCTCACCGGCTCCGATCTCACCCCGGAAAAACTCGCCGGCCTCGACGCCGTCGTGATCGGCGTCCGCGCGTTCAACGAGCGCGCCGACCTGAAGGACCACCTCGCCGGACTCTTCGCTTGGGTCGAGCAAGGCGGCACCGTCATCGCGCAATACAACCGCCCCAACGGTCTCGCCGCGCCCACGCTCGCGCCCTACGCGCTCTCCATCGAAGGCCCGGCCCCCGCGCTCCGCGTGACCGACGAACGCGCCCCCATCACCGCACTCGCCGAGCATCCCGCACTCACGCGTCCGAACCTGATCACCGCCGCCGATTGGGACGGCTGGGTGCAGGAGCGCGGCGCGTATTTCCCCTCGAAGTGGGACGAGACGCACTTCACGCCGCTGCTCGCGATGAGCGACCCGGGCGAACCGCCGTTGAAGAGCAGCCTGCTCGTCGCGCGCCACGGCAAGGGCCACTACGTCTACACCGGCCTCGCGTTCTTCCGTCAACTCCCCGCCGGCGTCCCCGGCGCGTGGCGCCTGTTCGCCAACCTGGTTTCACTGAAGAGCGAGTGA
- a CDS encoding MATE family efflux transporter has protein sequence MTTPADIFRELRATLALAFPIVVGQVSQMLIGVTDNAFIGRLGPVELAAAAFTHGAFSIFYVVGIGLLLGAGVFAARDHGAGHEAGCAAWLRHGRALAFAVGSGAFVLMLVLSTQLHRFGQPPEVIAIVRPYFLLIGASFLPALVFQVQRQFCESLNQPWVPMGLMLADVGLNALLNWMLVFGHLGAPALGLVGSGVATLLARVVAAIAIYAWMERAAVFASVRAAAGGGWERGRFGELLKLGVPAGGMLLFEGSAFAMAALMMGWLGTVPLAAHQVALGCAALTFMFPLGLSTATSLRISQARGEGRQGAVRAIGFGSLATGAVVMGTFALIFALAGPWIAAAFTTATDVAELAARLLIVAAIFQLFDGAQVIGAGALRGLTDVRVPTALTFVAYWVVALPLGYGLAFHTTLGPIGVWMGLAFGLACAAVALGGRFHRLTTR, from the coding sequence ATGACAACGCCGGCCGACATCTTTCGCGAACTGCGTGCGACGCTCGCGTTGGCGTTCCCGATCGTCGTGGGGCAGGTGAGCCAGATGCTGATCGGCGTCACGGACAATGCGTTCATCGGACGCCTCGGTCCGGTGGAGCTGGCGGCGGCGGCGTTCACGCACGGCGCGTTCAGCATTTTCTACGTGGTGGGCATTGGCCTGTTGCTCGGTGCGGGCGTGTTCGCGGCGCGCGATCACGGCGCGGGCCACGAGGCGGGCTGCGCGGCGTGGCTGCGGCACGGGCGCGCGCTGGCGTTCGCGGTCGGGAGCGGGGCGTTTGTGCTGATGTTGGTCTTGTCGACACAGCTGCACCGTTTCGGCCAGCCGCCCGAGGTGATCGCGATCGTGCGGCCGTATTTTTTGCTTATCGGGGCGTCGTTCCTGCCCGCGCTGGTTTTTCAGGTGCAGCGGCAATTCTGCGAGTCGCTCAATCAGCCGTGGGTGCCGATGGGGCTCATGCTCGCCGACGTCGGGTTGAACGCGCTGTTGAATTGGATGCTGGTGTTCGGGCATCTCGGCGCGCCCGCGCTCGGCTTGGTCGGCTCGGGAGTGGCGACCTTGCTCGCACGCGTCGTCGCGGCGATTGCGATCTACGCGTGGATGGAACGCGCGGCGGTTTTCGCGAGTGTGCGCGCGGCGGCGGGCGGCGGTTGGGAGCGCGGGCGTTTCGGGGAGTTGCTGAAGCTCGGCGTGCCGGCGGGCGGGATGCTGCTGTTCGAGGGCAGCGCGTTTGCGATGGCGGCGTTGATGATGGGCTGGCTCGGCACGGTGCCGCTCGCGGCGCATCAAGTCGCGCTCGGGTGCGCGGCGCTGACGTTCATGTTTCCGCTCGGTCTCTCGACGGCGACGAGCCTGCGCATCAGCCAGGCGCGCGGCGAGGGACGGCAGGGCGCGGTGCGGGCGATCGGCTTCGGGTCGCTGGCCACGGGCGCGGTCGTGATGGGCACATTTGCCCTGATCTTCGCGCTGGCCGGACCGTGGATCGCCGCGGCGTTCACGACCGCGACGGACGTGGCGGAGCTCGCGGCCCGGTTGCTCATCGTGGCGGCGATCTTCCAGCTGTTCGACGGCGCGCAGGTCATCGGCGCCGGTGCGCTGCGCGGTCTCACGGATGTGCGCGTGCCCACGGCGCTGACGTTCGTCGCGTATTGGGTGGTCGCGCTGCCGCTCGGCTACGGACTGGCGTTCCACACGACGCTGGGGCCGATCGGCGTGTGGATGGGGCTGGCGTTCGGGCTGGCCTGCGCGGCGGTGGCGCTCGGCGGGCGCTTCCACCGGCTCACGACGCGTTGA
- a CDS encoding DUF2911 domain-containing protein — MKSKILPLLAVGLALAGCLHAQTPAAPKLTLPQASPPATLKQQVGVTDIEISYNRPSMKGRKIFGGLVPFGEIWRTGANTATKITFSTPVKFGGADVPAGTYELFTIPGEHEWTVIVHKNMSQWGSYAYDAKNDVARVTAKATKTTWAVETFSIWLNDLRDTSADLNLTWENTNVSIPITIDTVGMLAPKIEAAIKAQEKPNAMLLFTSAMFFYENNHNLPQALEWMNAATAARPGQMWMIYRKGLILEKMGDKAAAKAAAEESLAITEKEKPGELREEYLRLNKALLERVK, encoded by the coding sequence ATGAAATCCAAAATCCTCCCGCTCCTCGCCGTCGGTCTCGCGCTCGCCGGCTGTCTCCACGCCCAGACGCCCGCGGCGCCCAAGCTCACCCTCCCGCAGGCCAGCCCGCCCGCCACGCTCAAGCAGCAGGTCGGCGTCACCGACATCGAGATCAGCTACAACCGTCCGAGCATGAAGGGCCGGAAAATCTTCGGCGGCCTCGTCCCCTTCGGCGAGATCTGGCGCACCGGCGCGAACACCGCGACGAAGATCACCTTCAGCACGCCGGTGAAGTTCGGCGGCGCCGACGTCCCCGCCGGCACCTACGAGCTCTTCACCATTCCCGGCGAACACGAGTGGACCGTCATCGTCCACAAGAACATGTCCCAATGGGGCTCCTACGCCTACGACGCGAAGAACGACGTCGCGCGCGTCACCGCCAAGGCCACCAAGACCACGTGGGCCGTCGAGACATTCTCCATCTGGCTCAACGATCTCCGCGACACCTCCGCCGACCTGAACCTCACTTGGGAAAACACCAACGTTTCCATCCCGATCACGATCGACACCGTCGGCATGCTCGCGCCGAAGATCGAAGCCGCCATCAAGGCGCAGGAGAAGCCGAACGCGATGCTGCTGTTCACCTCCGCCATGTTCTTCTACGAGAACAACCACAACCTGCCGCAAGCGCTCGAGTGGATGAACGCCGCCACCGCCGCCCGCCCCGGCCAGATGTGGATGATCTATCGCAAGGGCCTCATTCTCGAAAAAATGGGCGACAAAGCCGCCGCCAAGGCCGCCGCCGAGGAGTCCCTCGCCATCACCGAGAAGGAAAAGCCGGGTGAACTCCGCGAGGAATACCTCCGCCTGAACAAGGCGCTGCTCGAACGCGTCAAGTAA